In Trichormus variabilis 0441, a single genomic region encodes these proteins:
- a CDS encoding bifunctional 5,10-methylenetetrahydrofolate dehydrogenase/5,10-methenyltetrahydrofolate cyclohydrolase: MTLIDGQLIREHVKQECQKYKSIFQASQKEVAIIRFEASENASNGLRARYEAARISAEQKVATFNAIGITPNYIVLSPNIAVEQFDNIIQSINENSKVTAAIVQYPIPAKFTTSIGLLEPQKDIDIVRRQSNNFFESCATAEGIARIVESYAQSDSNVAVVGGGGFVGNGVIKYLEASRISCFCLEDGDDLSRTQAADIVVSVTGRQGIFTPYVLPSHRLVVDGGFTPTASGAAGDVDRSAYRIPQNITPVPGGVGPIEMAILAERLVKIDLGVELGKWNYQQLQQEQMQRATIIAPIARVFFAQQATAYPQSIRTERENLFVLEGSNYQIRFNSTTQSLIVARTNEKLTLIRLSLASNQIETARGITNEDVTRWQQIQAAINSTTTQSNDRGMEL, translated from the coding sequence ATGACACTGATAGATGGACAATTAATACGAGAACACGTAAAGCAAGAATGTCAAAAATACAAATCCATTTTTCAAGCATCTCAAAAAGAAGTAGCAATCATCAGATTTGAGGCTTCAGAAAATGCCAGCAACGGACTAAGAGCTAGATATGAAGCAGCCAGAATCTCAGCAGAACAAAAAGTAGCAACGTTCAACGCTATTGGCATTACTCCCAATTATATTGTGCTGTCACCCAATATTGCAGTAGAGCAATTTGACAACATTATCCAATCCATTAATGAAAACAGCAAGGTGACTGCTGCTATTGTTCAATACCCAATTCCAGCTAAGTTTACAACTTCAATTGGGCTATTAGAACCACAAAAAGATATAGATATCGTCCGCAGACAAAGTAACAATTTTTTTGAAAGTTGTGCTACTGCTGAAGGAATCGCCAGAATTGTTGAATCCTATGCACAAAGCGATTCCAATGTTGCAGTTGTCGGTGGAGGTGGCTTTGTGGGCAATGGTGTCATCAAATATTTAGAAGCAAGTAGAATCAGCTGTTTCTGTTTGGAAGACGGCGATGACTTGAGTAGAACTCAAGCAGCTGACATTGTGGTATCTGTCACCGGAAGACAAGGAATTTTCACTCCTTATGTACTCCCGTCTCATCGCTTGGTTGTCGATGGTGGCTTTACACCTACTGCTTCTGGTGCTGCTGGCGATGTAGATCGCAGTGCTTACAGAATCCCCCAGAACATTACGCCCGTCCCTGGAGGTGTTGGCCCGATAGAAATGGCAATTTTAGCAGAACGTTTGGTAAAAATAGATTTGGGCGTAGAACTTGGGAAATGGAACTACCAGCAATTACAGCAAGAACAAATGCAACGTGCTACTATAATAGCCCCCATAGCTAGAGTGTTCTTCGCACAACAAGCAACTGCTTACCCTCAATCCATTCGCACAGAGAGAGAAAACCTATTTGTCTTGGAAGGCAGTAACTACCAGATCCGCTTCAATAGCACCACGCAAAGTTTGATTGTTGCCAGAACCAATGAAAAGCTAACGTTAATTCGGCTATCTCTTGCAAGTAATCAAATTGAAACCGCTAGAGGTATAACAAACGAGGACGTAACAAGATGGCAACAAATTCAAGCTGCGATCAATTCAACAACAACGCAATCAAATGATAGAGGTATGGAGCTTTGA
- a CDS encoding sigma-70 family RNA polymerase sigma factor: protein MTLPQQCHQFMDEQNLYLQAFIQEACSHLPNSPQRRKALNSILRGVLKSPCTWKGVGDLYEEALVETMMFVSEKLCEKYDPKRGLFWHWFNACLRNKYKDKIRAVQRDYSHKYTGELNLLDQVISGVDATLLLDTWESFVQWIEDNPDNILSDCHIRNNPRANCQSLAYLRIVLGKEWEEIAASVGSTRGAVTSHWCRKCEPLLREWLDTNHSFFGEDNYG from the coding sequence ATGACATTGCCACAACAATGTCATCAGTTTATGGACGAGCAAAACCTCTACCTGCAAGCGTTCATCCAAGAAGCTTGCAGCCACCTACCAAACAGTCCACAGCGTCGTAAAGCCCTCAATAGCATACTTCGAGGAGTCTTGAAATCGCCGTGTACTTGGAAAGGAGTAGGCGATCTTTATGAGGAGGCTTTAGTTGAAACAATGATGTTTGTAAGTGAAAAACTCTGTGAGAAATACGATCCAAAACGAGGTTTATTCTGGCACTGGTTTAACGCCTGCCTTCGCAACAAATACAAGGATAAAATTCGTGCTGTGCAACGTGATTACTCTCACAAGTATACAGGTGAACTAAATCTTTTAGATCAAGTCATTTCTGGTGTAGATGCCACCTTGCTTCTCGATACTTGGGAATCATTTGTTCAGTGGATCGAAGACAATCCTGATAACATTCTTAGTGATTGCCATATCAGAAATAACCCCAGAGCTAACTGTCAGTCACTCGCTTACTTAAGAATTGTCTTAGGCAAAGAATGGGAGGAAATCGCTGCGTCAGTTGGCTCAACACGCGGTGCAGTTACATCCCACTGGTGCAGAAAATGTGAACCATTGTTGCGAGAGTGGTTGGATACAAATCATAGTTTTTTTGGAGAAGATAACTATGGATGA
- a CDS encoding DUF1822 family protein — translation MDDQLNALRDLAIPFPITASFRQQARAYASQYFTQDTHERVYLNTLAVLVANAYFRLLNFQTNLTKAERWNAACRVWSEANEIELVGLGNLECRVITAGQQTIILPPETWADRIGYLFVEITSSEKVATLIGFLPAFDAETSGEEVAISTTGYAYADLKSMDEAMDYLTQQEASARSKTGEIDNLTRDFAAKKITYLRNWLNNVYDSDWEPAMRELSAATCKKKIQLVGQVFEMQLSVSQSNGAITVTVIVRLESGFLPIGIQVSVPDESEIYTETVSTPADLIRIPLEFSPGEEFWVELRWGETFTREYFIA, via the coding sequence ATGGATGATCAGCTGAATGCCTTAAGGGATCTGGCAATTCCATTCCCAATCACTGCTTCATTTCGTCAACAAGCTAGAGCCTATGCGTCACAGTATTTCACGCAAGATACCCATGAAAGAGTTTATCTCAACACCTTAGCTGTACTCGTTGCCAATGCGTACTTCCGTCTGCTGAATTTTCAAACAAATCTTACCAAAGCAGAACGATGGAATGCAGCTTGCCGTGTGTGGAGCGAAGCAAACGAGATAGAATTGGTCGGATTGGGCAATTTAGAATGCCGCGTAATTACAGCAGGGCAGCAGACTATTATTCTACCACCGGAAACTTGGGCTGATCGCATCGGCTATTTATTTGTAGAAATCACTAGTTCTGAAAAAGTAGCCACACTGATTGGTTTTCTGCCCGCTTTTGATGCTGAAACTTCTGGCGAAGAAGTGGCGATATCTACGACGGGCTACGCCTACGCCGATCTCAAGTCAATGGACGAGGCGATGGACTACTTGACACAACAGGAAGCATCTGCACGAAGTAAAACAGGTGAAATAGATAACCTGACGCGGGACTTCGCTGCCAAAAAAATTACTTATTTGAGAAACTGGCTGAATAATGTTTACGATTCCGACTGGGAACCAGCAATGCGCGAGTTGAGTGCTGCTACCTGCAAGAAGAAGATCCAACTGGTAGGGCAGGTATTTGAAATGCAACTTTCTGTTTCGCAAAGCAATGGAGCGATCACTGTTACAGTGATCGTTCGACTTGAAAGTGGTTTTCTACCTATAGGTATACAGGTTAGTGTACCCGACGAATCTGAGATTTATACCGAAACAGTCAGTACTCCAGCCGACCTCATCCGTATCCCCCTTGAATTCTCTCCTGGTGAAGAATTCTGGGTAGAATTGCGGTGGGGAGAAACTTTTACTAGAGAATACTTCATTGCTTAA
- a CDS encoding CHAT domain-containing protein produces the protein MVFKISFKIGGRVQLKNSEVLPVTLAVYDHQGQIEELVSFLSPLPKSLEDKFREWQYYIGLQGNRKVVKNRNNLMPGVVNLTELTNSLKAELNRWLGSDGWIDENGKPDPRVSMVLLSYRKRITKEVQIIVQTEDRQLRGLPWQEWDALAAYTSNGVEVAIAATNFKRLHQQQAPQIRATARILVVFGDQELNFAEEEELIASLRQHGGEPDILKQPSRKQLEEKLQDRQGWHIFFFAGHSESDRNGRIGRIQINPADREQGVIEIAELTDLLESAIQNKLQLAIFNSCDGLGLANQLTELSLPYCIVMREMVESSVARELLRHFLAAFVKDRSLFASMNVARQQLQQKFAPGKSWLPVIVANPLAKELTWNRLFSERRLSWQWEMVLGILAIVMLVSLPVAIFSEFQGWETLRLYAQLYPHITVYPSLFLWISLFSAYRAHCMIRVKTHLFVILTLVTIFITSGALFLELTGDRMMLMELKSDATTIVHQAQLQKLYQDKKTSQAHINSIPLELFDAHQAFDDRGNLTLKKSEMESAITRLIANNSDRQKITGFQGLLRIATSYDVWRQHPEAFSISRWFYTLNFVAILGCGLQILALVSKILFLPDSVFNKNRYLTYLILCELGILLWVPFQSYSIDHTKSLLFSPEFRGTLAGINVIVYAIIFILFITTLSSIYRSATKKYQPVLVLFLWFCLGFGIFSSLFGVFLIDSLFGMDSSDPLTIWCAGIIFFAPLFFLLVRWIDLNVGDE, from the coding sequence ATGGTATTTAAAATCTCCTTCAAAATTGGTGGACGGGTGCAACTGAAAAATTCTGAAGTTCTGCCTGTCACCCTTGCTGTCTATGATCACCAAGGACAAATAGAAGAACTCGTTTCGTTTCTCTCTCCTCTACCAAAATCTCTTGAAGATAAATTCAGAGAATGGCAGTATTATATTGGTCTCCAAGGTAATCGTAAGGTTGTCAAAAATCGCAACAATCTGATGCCAGGGGTAGTCAATCTCACAGAACTGACAAATTCTTTGAAAGCCGAATTAAACAGATGGCTTGGTAGCGATGGCTGGATCGATGAGAATGGAAAACCCGATCCGCGCGTCAGTATGGTTCTTTTAAGCTACAGGAAGAGAATTACAAAAGAAGTCCAGATTATCGTGCAGACAGAAGACCGACAACTACGAGGGCTTCCTTGGCAGGAGTGGGATGCTTTAGCAGCTTACACTAGTAACGGTGTGGAAGTTGCGATCGCTGCGACGAATTTTAAACGACTTCACCAGCAGCAAGCACCACAAATCAGAGCAACCGCACGCATCCTGGTAGTTTTTGGCGACCAAGAACTCAATTTTGCCGAAGAAGAAGAGTTGATCGCAAGTCTCAGGCAACATGGTGGAGAACCCGATATTCTTAAGCAACCTTCACGCAAACAGTTGGAAGAAAAGTTGCAAGACCGCCAAGGCTGGCATATTTTCTTTTTTGCTGGACATAGCGAAAGCGATCGCAACGGGCGAATCGGTCGCATTCAAATTAACCCAGCCGATCGCGAACAAGGAGTTATCGAAATCGCCGAACTCACAGACTTGCTCGAAAGTGCCATCCAGAACAAGTTGCAACTAGCAATCTTCAATTCTTGCGATGGTTTAGGGCTGGCAAATCAGCTAACAGAGCTATCCCTGCCCTACTGTATTGTCATGCGTGAGATGGTTGAGTCTTCTGTTGCCAGAGAATTATTGCGGCATTTTCTTGCAGCTTTTGTTAAAGACCGTTCTCTGTTTGCATCGATGAATGTAGCTAGACAGCAATTACAACAGAAATTTGCACCTGGTAAAAGTTGGCTTCCTGTAATTGTTGCAAATCCCCTTGCCAAAGAACTGACTTGGAATCGTTTGTTTTCGGAGCGGAGGTTATCTTGGCAGTGGGAGATGGTACTGGGCATATTGGCGATCGTCATGCTTGTTAGCTTACCAGTAGCGATATTTAGCGAGTTTCAGGGTTGGGAGACTTTGAGGCTTTACGCACAACTCTACCCACACATCACAGTGTATCCTTCTCTTTTCCTGTGGATCTCTCTGTTTTCTGCTTACAGAGCGCATTGCATGATTCGTGTCAAGACACATCTGTTTGTAATTTTGACACTCGTAACTATTTTTATCACATCGGGGGCATTGTTCCTTGAGCTGACTGGCGATCGTATGATGTTGATGGAGTTAAAATCTGATGCGACAACGATAGTTCATCAGGCGCAACTCCAAAAACTCTACCAAGACAAGAAAACTTCACAGGCACATATCAACAGCATTCCACTGGAACTTTTCGATGCTCATCAGGCTTTCGACGATCGAGGGAATCTAACGCTTAAAAAGTCTGAGATGGAGTCAGCTATAACTCGATTGATAGCCAATAACAGCGATCGCCAAAAGATTACGGGATTTCAAGGACTGTTACGGATTGCTACATCTTATGATGTTTGGCGGCAACATCCAGAAGCTTTTTCTATCAGTCGCTGGTTTTATACCCTCAACTTTGTTGCCATTCTCGGCTGTGGTCTTCAGATTTTAGCCCTTGTTTCTAAGATTCTGTTTCTACCGGACTCCGTATTTAATAAAAATAGATACTTGACCTATCTCATTCTGTGCGAATTGGGCATTTTGTTGTGGGTTCCTTTTCAGAGCTACAGCATAGACCACACCAAGAGCCTGTTATTTTCTCCTGAGTTTCGAGGTACTCTAGCTGGGATAAATGTCATTGTCTACGCAATTATTTTTATACTCTTTATCACAACTCTGTCTAGCATATACAGAAGCGCAACCAAAAAATATCAGCCTGTTTTGGTGTTATTCCTATGGTTCTGTTTAGGTTTTGGAATTTTCAGTAGTCTATTCGGTGTTTTCCTGATCGATAGCCTGTTTGGGATGGACAGTAGCGATCCCCTGACTATTTGGTGTGCAGGTATCATTTTTTTCGCACCTTTATTTTTCTTGCTCGTTCGCTGGATTGACTTGAATGTGGGAGATGAGTAA
- a CDS encoding CPBP family intramembrane glutamic endopeptidase codes for MKTQSVRQERQKVILIVGFTYILPVVLIFVGLVPFSWRFAVLILSAMVILVIARLYRFSPVELGFTQKHLRASLKAIALPTLAIALLILVHYITQGTRLDNSAYNWTFYLLFVGVSSPVQEFLYRGFLFGIFSRAKFPISLQIFLSTLLYSCVHLIYRDVPTLVLTFIVGLLWGWHYAKFRNLYTVILSHSLLGAIAILVGLV; via the coding sequence ATGAAAACTCAGTCAGTCCGCCAAGAACGACAGAAAGTAATTCTGATTGTAGGTTTTACCTATATTTTGCCTGTTGTATTGATATTTGTGGGGTTGGTTCCTTTTTCATGGCGGTTTGCTGTGCTGATTCTATCTGCGATGGTGATTTTAGTGATCGCTAGACTGTACCGATTCTCTCCTGTAGAACTGGGATTTACTCAAAAACACTTGAGAGCTTCTCTCAAAGCGATCGCTCTACCCACCTTGGCTATTGCTCTGCTGATACTTGTTCACTATATTACTCAAGGAACGCGCCTCGACAACTCGGCATATAACTGGACTTTCTACCTTTTGTTTGTGGGCGTGTCTTCTCCTGTACAGGAGTTTTTGTATCGCGGCTTTCTCTTTGGTATTTTCTCTAGAGCAAAATTCCCGATCTCTTTACAGATTTTCCTCTCGACTTTGCTATACAGTTGCGTTCATCTAATTTATCGAGATGTACCGACGCTGGTTCTCACATTTATTGTGGGTTTGCTGTGGGGCTGGCACTATGCCAAGTTTCGGAATTTATATACTGTCATCCTTAGTCACTCGCTACTTGGTGCGATCGCTATCCTGGTTGGTCTGGTATAA